One genomic window of Bacillus mycoides includes the following:
- a CDS encoding alanine/glycine:cation symporter family protein encodes MDFLTNVIGDINNVLWSYIIIAMLIGLGLYFSFRVKFVQIRYFGEMIRLLGDGASSKTRKAQKEKSGVSSFQAFCMSTASRVGTGNLAGVAIAISAGGPGAVFWMWLIAVIGGASAFVESTLAQIYKVKDGNAFRGGPAYYMEKGLKKRWLGVVFSVLITVSFGLIFNAVQSNTVAAAFDGAFKMDSRLVGLFMAGLLAIIIFGGVKRIARAVEMIVPVMAIIYVAVALFVVVTNITAIPHVFKEIFLHAFGIKEVVGGGLGAAILLGVKRGLFSNEAGMGSAPNAAATANVTHPVKQGFIQTLGVFTDTLLICSCTAFIILLSDVPGAADLNGIQLTQQALSQHIGPWASIFVAVAIFLFAFSSLVGNYYYGETNIEFLNGSKVLLNVYRIAVLGMVMLGSVATIQIVWDLADLFMGIMAVINLVAIVFLSKYAFAALSDYVKQKKQGKDPVFYAESIPGLNNTECWDKPAVADKEKAV; translated from the coding sequence ATGGATTTTTTAACTAATGTAATTGGGGATATAAATAATGTCCTTTGGTCATATATCATTATTGCGATGTTAATTGGATTAGGACTTTACTTTTCGTTTCGTGTGAAATTTGTTCAAATTCGTTACTTCGGAGAAATGATTCGCCTACTTGGGGACGGGGCGAGTTCAAAGACAAGAAAAGCGCAAAAAGAAAAAAGTGGTGTATCATCATTCCAAGCATTTTGTATGAGTACAGCTTCTCGTGTAGGGACTGGTAACTTAGCTGGTGTAGCTATTGCAATCTCAGCAGGTGGTCCAGGTGCTGTATTTTGGATGTGGTTAATCGCGGTAATTGGGGGTGCTTCTGCATTTGTAGAGAGCACATTAGCGCAAATTTATAAAGTAAAAGATGGGAATGCATTCCGCGGTGGCCCGGCGTATTATATGGAAAAAGGCTTGAAGAAACGCTGGCTAGGGGTTGTCTTCTCTGTTCTAATAACAGTGAGTTTCGGATTGATTTTCAATGCCGTGCAGTCAAACACAGTAGCGGCAGCTTTTGATGGCGCATTTAAAATGGATAGTAGACTTGTGGGTCTGTTTATGGCTGGTTTACTTGCAATCATTATTTTCGGCGGAGTGAAACGAATTGCTCGCGCGGTTGAAATGATTGTTCCGGTAATGGCAATTATTTATGTAGCAGTGGCATTATTTGTTGTTGTAACAAACATTACGGCAATTCCGCATGTATTTAAAGAGATTTTCTTACATGCTTTCGGAATTAAAGAAGTAGTGGGCGGGGGATTAGGAGCTGCGATTTTACTAGGAGTAAAACGTGGATTATTTTCAAATGAGGCTGGTATGGGTAGTGCGCCGAACGCAGCTGCGACTGCAAACGTAACACATCCAGTTAAACAAGGTTTCATTCAAACTTTAGGGGTATTTACAGATACATTATTAATTTGTAGTTGTACAGCATTTATCATTCTTTTATCAGATGTACCGGGTGCAGCTGATCTAAATGGAATTCAATTAACGCAGCAGGCGTTAAGTCAGCATATCGGACCATGGGCATCTATATTTGTAGCAGTTGCAATCTTCTTGTTTGCATTCAGTTCATTGGTAGGTAACTACTACTATGGTGAAACAAATATTGAATTTTTAAATGGAAGTAAAGTTCTATTAAATGTTTATCGAATTGCGGTACTTGGTATGGTTATGTTAGGTTCTGTAGCAACAATTCAAATTGTTTGGGACTTAGCAGATTTATTCATGGGTATTATGGCTGTTATTAACTTAGTTGCAATTGTATTCCTTTCAAAGTACGCTTTCGCGGCATTATCAGATTACGTAAAGCAAAAGAAACAAGGAAAAGATCCAGTCTTTTATGCGGAGTCTATTCCAGGTTTAAACAATACAGAGTGCTGGGACAAGCCAGCAGTAGCAGATAAAGAAAAAGCTGTATAA
- a CDS encoding alanine/glycine:cation symporter family protein, whose translation MNILEQFVSSTNTILWSYILIAMLIGLGLYFSIKLKFVQITHLGEMIRLMSDGLTGKTRKKGSVSSFQAFCMSSAARIGIGNLAGVALAISMGGPGAVFWMWVIAIIGASSSFVESTLAQIYKIKDGSGFRGGPAYYMEKGLNKRWMGIWFSILITISYGLIFNSVQANTVTLAFKNAFGIERYVVGIVLAVLVGVIIFGGVKSIARMSEMIVPPMAIVYIAVAIFVVIKNYYLIPDMFTEIFKGAFGLDSAVGGGIGAAMKFGIQRGLFANEAGMGSAPNAAATADVTHPAKQGFIQTIGVLVDTFLVCTSTAFIVLCSGAYKATNLEGIELTQNALSSQIGPWASSFLAIIIFLFAFSSLLGNYYYGETNIEFIKQSKTWLTIYRIAVVGMVLFGSVATLQVVWNMADLFMGLMVITNLIAITLLGRFAYAALADYVRQKKQGKDPVFTADSIPGLTNTECWDKPAVTDKEKAV comes from the coding sequence ATGAATATTTTAGAACAATTTGTTTCATCGACGAATACAATTCTTTGGTCATATATTCTTATTGCAATGTTAATTGGTTTAGGTCTTTATTTTTCTATTAAATTAAAATTTGTACAAATTACTCATTTAGGGGAAATGATTCGATTAATGAGTGATGGATTAACTGGAAAGACACGTAAGAAGGGCAGTGTATCTTCTTTCCAAGCTTTTTGTATGAGCTCAGCAGCTCGTATTGGAATCGGGAACTTAGCTGGTGTAGCGTTAGCTATTTCTATGGGAGGACCAGGAGCAGTATTTTGGATGTGGGTTATTGCGATTATCGGGGCGTCTTCAAGTTTCGTAGAAAGTACGCTTGCGCAAATTTATAAAATAAAAGATGGCAGTGGCTTCCGTGGTGGTCCTGCTTATTATATGGAAAAAGGTTTAAATAAACGTTGGATGGGAATTTGGTTCTCTATCCTTATTACAATTAGTTACGGTTTAATTTTCAACTCAGTACAAGCAAATACAGTTACATTAGCATTTAAAAATGCATTTGGTATTGAGCGTTATGTTGTAGGGATTGTACTTGCGGTATTGGTTGGGGTTATTATTTTTGGTGGTGTGAAAAGTATTGCGCGTATGTCAGAAATGATTGTTCCGCCGATGGCAATTGTTTATATTGCAGTAGCTATTTTCGTTGTTATTAAAAATTATTATTTAATACCGGATATGTTTACAGAAATCTTTAAAGGTGCATTTGGTTTAGATTCAGCTGTAGGTGGCGGTATTGGTGCTGCGATGAAGTTTGGTATTCAGCGCGGATTATTTGCGAATGAAGCAGGTATGGGTAGTGCACCGAATGCGGCTGCAACAGCGGATGTAACACATCCAGCTAAACAAGGATTTATTCAAACAATTGGAGTATTAGTAGATACATTTTTAGTATGTACATCAACAGCATTTATCGTACTATGTTCTGGTGCATATAAAGCAACAAATTTAGAAGGTATTGAACTAACGCAAAATGCATTAAGCTCACAAATTGGCCCATGGGCAAGTAGCTTCTTAGCGATTATTATCTTCCTATTTGCATTTAGTTCACTTCTAGGAAACTACTATTATGGTGAAACGAATATTGAATTCATTAAACAAAGTAAAACTTGGTTAACAATTTACCGTATTGCGGTAGTGGGAATGGTATTATTCGGTTCTGTTGCGACACTTCAAGTTGTATGGAATATGGCAGACTTATTTATGGGATTAATGGTAATCACAAATTTAATTGCGATTACGCTTCTTGGTCGATTTGCGTATGCTGCGTTGGCAGACTATGTAAGACAAAAGAAACAAGGGAAAGATCCGGTCTTCACCGCAGATTCTATTCCTGGCTTAACGAACACAGAGTGTTGGGATAAGCCAGCGGTAACAGATAAAGAAAAAGCAGTGTAA
- a CDS encoding NAD(P)-dependent oxidoreductase, whose amino-acid sequence MKIGIIGASGKAGSRILKEALDRGHEVTAIVRNAAKITEENVEVLEKDVFSLTSNDLGAFDVVVNAFGAPAGQEHLHVDAGNVLIEAMKGAPNTKLLVVGGAGSLFVDEEKTTRVFDTPGFPNEYLATAQNQGKNLEILQQTNDITWTFISPSALFALGKRTGSYKAGKDNLLVNAKGDSYVSYEDFAVAALDEIENPKHVNERFTVVSEAE is encoded by the coding sequence ATGAAAATCGGAATTATCGGAGCAAGCGGAAAAGCTGGAAGTCGTATTTTAAAAGAAGCATTAGATCGCGGTCACGAAGTAACTGCAATTGTAAGAAATGCTGCAAAAATTACAGAAGAAAACGTAGAAGTTTTAGAAAAAGATGTATTCTCTCTTACATCTAACGACCTAGGAGCATTTGATGTAGTTGTAAATGCATTCGGCGCTCCAGCAGGACAAGAACATCTTCATGTAGATGCAGGAAATGTACTAATTGAAGCTATGAAAGGTGCACCTAATACGAAATTACTTGTAGTCGGCGGCGCTGGTAGCTTATTTGTAGACGAAGAAAAAACAACACGTGTATTTGATACACCAGGTTTCCCAAATGAATACCTTGCAACTGCTCAAAACCAAGGTAAAAACTTAGAAATCTTACAACAAACAAATGATATTACTTGGACATTCATCAGCCCTTCTGCACTATTCGCATTAGGAAAACGCACTGGCTCTTACAAAGCTGGTAAGGACAACCTTCTTGTTAACGCAAAAGGTGATAGCTACGTAAGTTACGAAGATTTTGCAGTAGCAGCACTTGATGAAATCGAAAATCCAAAACATGTAAACGAACGCTTCACAGTTGTTTCTGAAGCTGAGTAA
- a CDS encoding thioester domain-containing protein: protein MNIKRSFKIMATFLSVLFVFANLLFPLQKAFAEVMDHTKYQMDWSYSRSKKKPIRTELIKTADGKIAFCLNVDLKSPSGQDLPEMGKVDINVYRVLLNGYPQKSPQELGVSDWRDAHYATQLAVWNALKQIDINDLDFRNKNVEKVTKDIVAKASASEELQEITMSVTPTEEQEAVLKDEFFETGLYTVQTNAKSGTYKVQATGAPEGAKFVNEKGEAKTEFNVGEKFRILIPKQTPAGGFSFKVSGNLTKLQGIAHKGTPTIQNAVVLLERSEEKTSPELAVSWKKANGHDNKPNKPNKPNKPNKPYTPNEPHKPNQYNR, encoded by the coding sequence ATGAATATAAAACGATCGTTCAAGATAATGGCCACTTTTTTGAGTGTTTTATTTGTATTTGCGAACTTATTATTCCCACTTCAAAAAGCATTCGCAGAAGTTATGGACCATACGAAGTATCAAATGGATTGGAGTTACAGTAGGTCAAAGAAGAAACCAATTCGAACAGAGCTTATTAAAACAGCAGATGGAAAAATTGCTTTTTGCTTAAATGTAGATTTAAAATCGCCAAGTGGTCAAGATTTACCTGAAATGGGTAAAGTGGATATTAACGTGTACCGCGTACTATTAAACGGATACCCACAAAAGAGTCCGCAAGAATTAGGTGTTTCTGATTGGAGAGATGCACATTACGCAACGCAGCTTGCGGTGTGGAATGCGTTAAAACAAATTGATATTAATGATTTAGATTTCCGTAATAAAAATGTAGAAAAAGTAACGAAAGATATAGTTGCAAAAGCAAGTGCTAGTGAAGAACTACAAGAAATTACGATGAGTGTAACTCCTACAGAAGAACAAGAAGCAGTATTAAAAGATGAGTTTTTTGAAACTGGTTTATATACAGTGCAAACAAACGCTAAAAGTGGAACTTATAAAGTACAAGCAACTGGCGCACCAGAAGGCGCGAAGTTCGTAAATGAAAAAGGCGAGGCAAAAACAGAATTTAATGTAGGAGAGAAATTCCGCATTTTAATTCCGAAACAAACGCCAGCGGGTGGATTTAGCTTTAAAGTATCAGGCAATTTAACGAAATTACAAGGAATTGCACATAAAGGTACACCGACTATTCAAAATGCGGTTGTATTACTTGAGCGTAGTGAAGAGAAAACAAGTCCAGAATTAGCTGTAAGTTGGAAAAAAGCAAATGGTCATGATAATAAACCAAATAAACCAAATAAACCAAATAAACCAAATAAACCCTATACACCAAATGAACCACATAAACCGAATCAATATAACAGATGA
- a CDS encoding aldo/keto reductase — protein sequence MKHLQSKTVLHNGVEMPWFGLGVFKVEDGPELVEAVKSAIKAGYRSIDTAAIYGNEKAVGEGIRAGIKEAGISREDLFITSKVWNADQGYETTLAAYEESLKKLELDYLDLYLVHWPVEGKYKDSWRALETLYKEERVRAIGVSNFQIHHLKDVMEGAEIKPMINQVEYHPRLTQKELQAFCKEQSIQMEAWSPLMQGQLLDNETLQEIADKHEKTTAQIILRWDLQNEVVTIPKSTKEHRIIANADIFNFELTKEDMEKIDALNENHRVGPDPDNFDF from the coding sequence ATGAAACATTTACAAAGTAAAACAGTATTGCATAACGGTGTAGAAATGCCTTGGTTCGGTTTAGGTGTGTTTAAAGTAGAAGATGGACCAGAACTTGTAGAGGCTGTGAAGTCGGCGATTAAAGCTGGATACCGCAGTATTGATACAGCGGCGATTTATGGAAATGAAAAAGCAGTAGGTGAAGGAATTCGCGCTGGTATAAAAGAAGCAGGAATTTCTCGAGAAGATTTATTCATTACTTCAAAAGTGTGGAATGCAGATCAAGGATATGAAACGACACTTGCTGCATATGAAGAGAGCTTAAAAAAATTAGAACTAGATTATTTAGATTTATATCTTGTTCATTGGCCTGTTGAAGGGAAATATAAAGATTCGTGGAGAGCGTTAGAAACACTTTATAAAGAAGAACGCGTGCGTGCAATTGGCGTAAGTAACTTCCAAATCCATCATCTGAAGGATGTAATGGAAGGTGCGGAAATTAAGCCGATGATTAACCAAGTAGAGTATCACCCGCGTTTAACGCAGAAAGAACTACAAGCTTTCTGTAAAGAACAAAGTATCCAAATGGAAGCATGGTCACCACTTATGCAAGGTCAGTTATTAGATAATGAAACATTACAAGAAATTGCAGACAAACACGAAAAAACAACAGCTCAAATCATTTTACGTTGGGATCTTCAAAATGAAGTTGTAACGATTCCGAAATCAACGAAAGAACACCGCATTATTGCAAACGCAGATATTTTCAATTTTGAGCTAACAAAAGAAGATATGGAAAAGATTGATGCTTTAAATGAAAACCACCGCGTCGGTCCAGATCCGGATAACTTTGATTTCTAA
- a CDS encoding MFS transporter, producing the protein MFALLALAISAFGIGTTEFISVGLLPSISEDLHVSVTTAGLTVSLYALGVAFGAPVLTSLTASMSRKTLLMWIMIVFIIGNGIAAVATSFTVLLIARVVSAFAHGVFMSIGSTIAAALVPENKRASAIAFMFTGLTVATITGVPIGTFIGQQFGWRASFMVIVVIGIVALISNSMLIPSNLKKGTRVSFRDQFKLITNGRLLLVFVITALGYGGTFVTFTYLSPLLQEVTGFKSSTVTIILLVYGIAIAIGNMVGGKLSNHNPIRALFYMFFIQAIVLFVLTFTAPFQVAGLITIIFMGLFAFMNVPGLQVYVVILAERFVPSAVDVASAMNIAAFNAGIALGAYLGGIVTNSLGLIHTAWVGGIMVVGAVILTAWSMALEKRDQAK; encoded by the coding sequence ATGTTTGCTTTATTAGCGCTAGCAATTAGTGCGTTTGGAATTGGTACAACCGAGTTTATTAGCGTCGGTTTATTACCATCTATTTCGGAGGATTTACATGTTTCTGTTACAACAGCGGGTTTAACCGTTTCTTTATACGCGTTAGGAGTAGCATTCGGTGCTCCTGTTTTAACTTCGCTAACTGCTAGTATGTCGCGAAAGACGTTATTAATGTGGATTATGATTGTCTTTATTATCGGTAATGGAATTGCAGCGGTAGCAACGAGTTTTACTGTGTTACTTATCGCGAGGGTTGTCTCTGCATTTGCGCATGGCGTTTTTATGTCGATCGGATCCACAATTGCGGCTGCACTTGTACCAGAGAATAAACGTGCTAGTGCAATAGCATTTATGTTTACTGGTTTAACCGTTGCGACGATTACAGGTGTACCAATTGGAACGTTTATTGGTCAACAATTTGGCTGGAGAGCATCATTTATGGTAATTGTAGTAATTGGAATCGTTGCCTTAATCTCAAACAGCATGCTAATTCCGTCTAACTTAAAAAAGGGTACACGAGTATCATTTCGTGATCAATTCAAACTTATCACGAACGGAAGACTCTTACTTGTTTTCGTCATTACTGCATTAGGATACGGAGGAACATTCGTAACATTTACGTATTTATCTCCGCTATTACAAGAAGTAACAGGATTTAAATCGAGTACCGTTACAATCATTTTGTTAGTGTACGGGATTGCAATTGCGATTGGGAATATGGTCGGTGGAAAATTATCGAATCATAATCCAATTCGAGCACTATTTTACATGTTCTTTATTCAAGCAATTGTATTATTCGTACTAACATTTACAGCGCCGTTTCAAGTAGCGGGGCTTATCACAATTATTTTTATGGGGTTATTCGCGTTTATGAATGTTCCAGGACTACAAGTATATGTCGTTATTTTGGCTGAACGATTCGTACCGAGCGCTGTCGATGTGGCATCAGCAATGAATATCGCAGCGTTTAACGCAGGGATTGCCCTCGGTGCTTATTTAGGCGGTATTGTAACGAACTCGTTAGGGTTAATTCATACAGCTTGGGTAGGCGGCATTATGGTAGTAGGCGCTGTTATTTTAACAGCTTGGAGTATGGCATTAGAAAAAAGAGATCAAGCAAAATAA
- a CDS encoding winged helix-turn-helix transcriptional regulator, with protein sequence MKKYNIPVEATLEVIGGKWKVVILCHLTKGTKRTSELKRLMPGITQKMLTQQLRELEEDGVIQRKVYNQVPPKVEYSLTDYGWSLESILDSLCTWGECHLEKSGNTSMLLTEDEQ encoded by the coding sequence ATGAAGAAATATAATATTCCTGTTGAGGCGACTTTAGAGGTTATCGGTGGCAAATGGAAAGTCGTTATTCTTTGCCACTTAACGAAAGGTACGAAGAGAACGAGTGAACTAAAACGGTTAATGCCTGGTATTACACAAAAGATGTTAACACAGCAATTACGTGAGTTAGAAGAAGACGGAGTTATTCAAAGAAAGGTATACAATCAAGTACCGCCAAAAGTAGAATATTCTCTTACTGACTACGGATGGTCTTTAGAATCCATTCTCGATTCTCTTTGTACTTGGGGCGAATGCCATCTTGAAAAAAGCGGCAACACATCAATGCTACTTACAGAGGATGAACAATAA
- a CDS encoding DUF1641 domain-containing protein: MPETMTQTKPEQETVQISASQGQLDVLDQLLKPEVQESLTTLVEQLPKLTELVNILTKSYDFAQTVATDEVLKNDTVSAIQELVEPVKDTVKSMAATAIEAKDRADESNEVIGLFGLLKLLKDPQAQKMFRFVNAYLQVSAERNNK; the protein is encoded by the coding sequence ATGCCAGAAACTATGACTCAAACAAAGCCAGAACAAGAAACTGTACAAATTTCTGCTAGCCAAGGACAACTTGATGTACTTGATCAGTTGTTAAAACCTGAGGTACAAGAATCATTAACAACACTAGTAGAGCAGCTTCCAAAATTAACTGAGCTTGTTAACATTTTAACTAAGTCTTATGACTTCGCTCAAACTGTTGCTACTGATGAAGTATTAAAAAACGACACTGTTAGTGCAATCCAAGAACTTGTAGAACCTGTAAAAGATACAGTGAAAAGCATGGCTGCAACTGCTATCGAAGCGAAAGATCGTGCTGATGAAAGCAACGAAGTTATCGGCCTGTTCGGTCTATTAAAATTACTAAAAGACCCACAAGCACAAAAAATGTTCCGCTTTGTGAACGCATACCTTCAAGTTAGTGCAGAACGTAATAATAAATAA
- a CDS encoding NAD(P)/FAD-dependent oxidoreductase translates to MSKQIVILGAGYGGLLAALNVRKYYSKSEAQVTVINQYPTHQIITELHRLAAGNVAEQAIAMPLTKLFKGKDIDLKIATVESFSVDSKEIKLAGGTTLSYDALVVALGSKTAYFGIPGLEENSMVLKSAADANKIYKHVEDRIREYAKTKNEADATIVIGGGGLTGVELVGELADIMPKLAKSHGVNPKEVKLLLVEAGPKILPVLPDHLIERATASLEARGVTFLTGLPVTNVAGNEIDLKDGQKIVANTFVWTGGVQGNPLIGESGLEVNRGRATVDAHLQSTSHKDVFVAGDSAVVFAADGRPYPPTAQIAWQMGELIGYNLYAALEGKAFEEFAPINSGTLASLGRKDAVATIGASNTPLKGLPASLMKEASNVRYLSHIKGLFSLAY, encoded by the coding sequence ATGTCAAAACAAATTGTCATCTTAGGCGCTGGTTATGGCGGTCTTCTTGCCGCTTTAAACGTACGTAAATACTACAGCAAATCAGAAGCACAAGTTACAGTGATCAACCAATATCCAACACACCAAATCATCACTGAACTACACCGCCTTGCAGCTGGTAACGTTGCTGAGCAAGCAATTGCAATGCCACTTACAAAGCTTTTCAAAGGTAAAGACATCGATCTTAAAATTGCAACAGTTGAGTCATTCTCAGTTGATAGCAAAGAAATCAAACTAGCTGGTGGCACTACGCTATCTTACGATGCACTTGTAGTTGCTTTAGGAAGTAAAACTGCTTACTTCGGTATTCCAGGACTAGAAGAAAACAGCATGGTATTAAAATCTGCTGCTGATGCAAACAAAATCTACAAACACGTTGAAGACCGTATTCGTGAATACGCGAAAACGAAAAACGAAGCTGATGCTACAATCGTAATCGGTGGTGGCGGATTAACTGGCGTTGAGCTAGTTGGTGAGCTTGCTGACATTATGCCTAAACTTGCAAAAAGCCACGGCGTAAATCCAAAAGAAGTTAAACTTCTTCTTGTTGAAGCAGGTCCGAAAATCCTTCCAGTATTACCAGACCACTTAATCGAACGTGCAACTGCTAGCTTAGAAGCACGCGGTGTTACATTCTTAACAGGTCTTCCTGTAACAAACGTTGCTGGTAATGAAATCGACTTAAAAGACGGTCAAAAAATCGTTGCTAACACATTCGTTTGGACAGGCGGCGTACAAGGTAACCCATTAATTGGTGAATCAGGTCTTGAAGTAAACCGCGGTCGTGCAACAGTTGATGCGCACCTACAATCTACTTCTCACAAAGACGTATTCGTTGCTGGAGATAGCGCTGTTGTCTTCGCTGCAGACGGTCGTCCATACCCACCAACTGCACAAATCGCTTGGCAAATGGGTGAGTTAATTGGATACAACTTATACGCAGCACTAGAAGGCAAAGCATTCGAAGAGTTCGCACCTATCAACTCTGGAACACTTGCTAGTCTAGGACGTAAAGATGCTGTTGCTACAATCGGAGCAAGCAATACTCCACTTAAAGGTTTACCAGCATCATTAATGAAAGAAGCAAGTAACGTTCGTTACTTATCACACATTAAAGGTCTATTCAGCTTAGCTTACTAA
- the tyrS gene encoding tyrosine--tRNA ligase: MNIIDELEWRGAVNQQTDEEGLRKLVEEKKISLYCGVDPTGDSMHIGHLIPFMMMKRFQLAGHHPVILIGGATGTIGDPSGRQSERQLQTLEVVQHNVDALTAQMKKLFDFGGNSEVKMVNNYDWTHKINIIEFLRDYGKNFSINSMLAKDIVASRLDTGISFTEFTYQILQAMDFHHLYKEEDVQLQIGGSDQWGNITSGLDLIRKLEGHEAKVFGLTIPLLLKSDGTKFGKSAGGAIWLDPEKTTAFEFYQFWVNTDDRDVIKYLKYFTFLTKERIDELAAKVETEPHKREAQKVLAEEMTKFVHGEEAFLQAVKITAALFSGDIKSLTADEIEQGFKEMPTFESSKETKNIVEWLVDLGIEPSRRQAREDINNGAISMNGEKVTDVGADVTVENSFDGRFIIIRKGKKNYSLVELGE; this comes from the coding sequence ATGAATATTATTGATGAATTAGAATGGCGCGGTGCTGTGAATCAACAGACAGATGAAGAAGGTTTACGTAAGTTAGTAGAAGAGAAAAAGATTTCACTATACTGCGGAGTGGATCCGACTGGCGATAGTATGCATATCGGACATTTGATTCCTTTTATGATGATGAAGAGATTCCAATTAGCTGGCCATCATCCTGTTATTTTAATCGGCGGGGCAACAGGAACAATTGGTGATCCGAGTGGTCGTCAATCAGAGCGCCAATTGCAAACGTTAGAAGTAGTCCAGCATAATGTAGATGCGTTAACAGCGCAAATGAAAAAGCTATTTGATTTCGGCGGGAATAGCGAAGTGAAGATGGTAAATAACTATGACTGGACACATAAAATAAACATTATCGAGTTTTTACGTGATTACGGAAAAAACTTTAGCATAAATAGCATGTTAGCAAAAGATATTGTCGCAAGTCGTTTAGATACAGGAATTTCATTTACAGAGTTCACGTACCAAATTTTGCAAGCAATGGACTTCCATCATTTATACAAAGAAGAAGATGTTCAATTACAAATCGGTGGTAGTGATCAATGGGGAAATATTACGAGCGGTTTAGATTTAATTCGTAAATTAGAAGGTCATGAGGCGAAAGTATTCGGATTAACGATTCCATTATTATTAAAATCAGATGGTACGAAGTTTGGTAAATCAGCAGGTGGTGCTATTTGGCTTGATCCGGAAAAGACAACAGCGTTTGAATTTTACCAGTTCTGGGTGAATACAGATGACCGTGATGTAATTAAATACTTGAAATACTTTACGTTCTTAACGAAAGAGAGAATTGATGAATTAGCAGCGAAGGTAGAAACAGAGCCTCATAAACGTGAAGCGCAAAAAGTATTAGCAGAAGAAATGACGAAATTCGTTCATGGAGAAGAGGCATTTTTGCAGGCTGTGAAAATTACAGCTGCGTTATTTAGCGGAGATATTAAATCGTTAACAGCTGATGAAATTGAACAAGGATTTAAAGAGATGCCGACATTTGAGTCTTCAAAAGAGACGAAAAACATTGTAGAGTGGTTAGTTGATTTAGGAATTGAACCTTCTAGACGTCAAGCGCGTGAAGATATTAATAATGGGGCTATATCTATGAATGGTGAAAAAGTAACGGATGTAGGCGCTGATGTTACTGTAGAAAATTCATTTGATGGAAGATTTATTATTATTCGCAAAGGGAAGAAGAACTACAGCTTAGTGGAATTAGGAGAATAG
- the murB gene encoding UDP-N-acetylmuramate dehydrogenase — protein MNMQEVYKYLSTVLPEGHVKQDEMLKNHTHIKVGGKADVFVAPTNYVEIQEVIKYANQHNIPVTFLGNGSNVIIKDGGLRGITVSLIHITGVTVTGTTIVAGCGAAIIDVSRIALDHNLTGLEFACGIPGSVGGALYMNAGAYGGEVAYVLTEAVVMTGDGELCTLTKDAFEFGYRKSVFANNHYIILEAKFELEEGVREEIKEKMDDLTFKRESKQPLEYPSCGSVFKRPPNNFAGKLIQESGLQGKRIGGVEVSLKHAGFMVNVDNGTAQDYIDLIHFVQKTVEEKFGVKLEREVRIIGEDLQ, from the coding sequence ATGAATATGCAAGAGGTTTATAAATATTTAAGTACAGTATTGCCTGAAGGTCATGTGAAGCAAGATGAAATGCTGAAGAATCATACGCATATTAAAGTTGGCGGAAAAGCAGATGTGTTCGTTGCGCCTACAAATTATGTTGAAATTCAAGAAGTTATCAAGTATGCGAATCAACATAATATTCCAGTTACGTTTTTAGGAAACGGTTCGAATGTCATTATTAAAGACGGTGGTCTTCGCGGGATTACAGTAAGTTTAATTCATATTACAGGTGTTACTGTAACGGGGACAACGATTGTTGCGGGGTGTGGTGCAGCGATTATTGATGTGTCACGAATTGCATTGGATCACAATTTAACAGGACTTGAGTTTGCTTGTGGTATTCCAGGTTCAGTTGGTGGAGCGTTATATATGAATGCTGGTGCATATGGCGGTGAAGTAGCTTATGTATTAACAGAAGCAGTTGTAATGACAGGTGATGGAGAGCTATGCACTTTAACGAAAGATGCATTTGAATTTGGATATCGTAAGAGTGTATTTGCGAACAATCATTACATTATTCTTGAAGCGAAGTTTGAACTTGAAGAAGGTGTGCGTGAAGAAATCAAAGAAAAAATGGATGATTTAACGTTTAAGCGTGAATCAAAACAACCGTTAGAGTATCCTTCATGTGGTAGTGTATTTAAGCGTCCACCAAATAATTTTGCGGGTAAGCTTATTCAAGAATCAGGACTGCAGGGTAAGCGAATTGGAGGAGTGGAAGTTTCTTTAAAACACGCTGGATTTATGGTGAATGTTGATAACGGAACTGCGCAAGATTACATTGATTTAATTCATTTCGTACAAAAGACAGTTGAAGAAAAATTCGGTGTGAAATTAGAGCGAGAAGTAAGGATTATTGGAGAAGATCTACAGTAA